From the genome of Candidatus Paceibacterota bacterium:
CGTCCTGCGATAGGCTCCTGCTTTCCTTTTTCGATGATAACTACTGCGTTCTCATCAAATCGAATATAAGAACCGTCCTTTCGTCGGAAAGGCTGTACTTGTCGCACGACAACTGCCTGAAGCACATCTTTCTTCTTTACTCCCTTTCGAGGCTCTGCAGTCTGGACAGAAAGCACCACGATGTCTCCGATGCGAGCGTATCGCTTCTTACTTGAACCAAGCACTTTGAAAATACGGCCGATCTTTCCCCCGCAGTTATCCGTTATTTTGACGATGGATCGTGGTTGAATCATACAATTATTTTATGACGATGAATGACTTGTCTTTGGACATCGGTCGGCATTCCTGAATGGTAACAGTCTGACCTACTTCGTATGTTCCTTCCGCGTGCGCTTTATATCGCTTTATCTTTTTCAAGAATTTCTGATACTTTGGGTGCTTTACATATCGCATCACTTCGACGACGACGGTCTTCGCCATCTTGTTTGATGCCACCTTGCCGGTAAAAAGTTTCCCCTCTGCTTTCTTTTCTGTTTTGGTTACTTGTTCAGCCATGATAATTATTTAGTCTTTGTGTTGAGTTGAGTCAAAATTCGAGCAATATCTTTTCGCAACACTCTTCCCTCTCGAACATTCTTTGTCTTGCTTCCTGAAACTCCAAATCGGAATTTCTGAAGACCTGCTCGCTTTTCAGTGAGCATTCGGTTCAATTCTTTTTCGTTTGTATCTTTGATTTCCATACGGGTAGATTTATGATTTAAGATTCATGATTTAAGAATGGGATTCGGATTCGATTTTATTTTGCATTATTCATATATCCTGAATCGTAAATCTTATCTCTTTAAAATAACGGTCTTCAAAGGAAGCTTTGTGCCCGCCTTTCGAAGTGCCTCTCGTGCTGTTGCATCATCAACTCCGTCAATTTCAAAAATGATTCGTCCTGGGTATACCTGCACGCAGTATCCCTGTGGATCTCCTTTTCCGCCTCCCATACCTACTTCTGCAGCTTTGGCAGTATAGGGCATATCAGGGAAAACGCGAATCCAAATCTTTCCAGTCTTACCGACAAGTCGTGACATCACCTTTCGGGCAGCTTCAAGCTGATTGGAACGCACTCGCATCGCGCTCAAAGATTTGATTCCGTATGAACCGAAAGCAATAGTAGTACCTCGTGTCTCCACGCGATCCTTCTTCATATTTCGGCGCATAGTCTGCCACTTTCGATGTTTTACTTTTTTAGGAAGAAGCATGGTAGTAATTATTTAGCGGCTGGCTTTTTATCGGAAAAAACTTCTCCTTTGTATATCCAAACTTTGATTCCAATATCTCCGTAACTCATATGAGCTTTCTCTCGTGCAAAATCAATATCAGCGCGGAATGTCTGAAGAGGGATTCGTCCTTTCTTGATCTTTTCTCGTCGTGCCATATCAGCACCTCCTAGGCGCCCTGAAAGACCTACTTTCACTCCGAGCACGTCTCGATTTGCCATAACTTTCTCAACGATCTGTTTTGCAACACGTCGGAAAGGCATTCTTTTTTCAAGAGAGTCGGCAACCATTTGTGCAACGATAGCGGCATTTGATTCTGGAGAACGAATTTCAACAACATCAATTTTCAATTCCTCTTTTGTCTTTACTCCCCATCGAGCAAATTGTTTTAAAATATCATTTCGAAGTTTTACCTGACCCTCTCCGTTTCGTCCGATGAGCACGCCTGGTCGAGAAGTTTTGATGATAACTCGCATTGTCTTTTGATTTCGTTCGATATCAACTCCGCTCACGAACATTCCTCGGAATTTGACTGCCAAGTATTCTCGCAAGAGTACATCCACCTTGAGAGATGCGCGGTATCCTTTGCCATCACTAAACCATCGACTCTTCCAGTCTCTGATGATGCCAAGTCTATGTGAATATGGATGAACAATGTGTGTCATGATAAAAAATTATTTCTTAACTGCTGTTTTTTCTTTCTTAATTTTTGCTGTTACTTTCGCGATGTCAGCTCCTCTTTCAGCAAGCGCGATAGACACGTGACTATTTCGTTTCAAAATCTGGAAAGCAGAACCTCGAGCTCGAGGCATTGATCGCTTCAAAACTCGTGCAGTATCTACTCGAACTTCTTTTACCAAAAGATCTTCCGCTTTGAATCCGTTTGTATTTTTTGCATTTGCAACTGCAGATGCGAGAAGCTTTGCGAAAACTTCGCTCGCCTTCTTCGGGAGAAATGAAAGCTGGCTCTGTGCCTCGACAACGCTCTTGCCTTTAATAAGATCCGCAACAAGGCGAACTTTTCGAGGTGATTGTCTGTAATCTGATAGGTAAGCTTTCATGTTTTTGATTAGGGTTTAGGGTAAAGGGTTGAGGGTTTAGGATTTTGGTTTCAGTGTTTTCTATACCCTGTCCCCTTCACCCTCTACCCTAGTTCGTTATTTTTTAGTATCAGCAGAGCCCTTTGCAGCTTGAGCAGCAGCGACTTCTGCCTCTTTCTTCTTCATTTCAAGTTCTTTCTGCATCTTACCTCCGTGTCGGATGAATTTGCGTGTGTGTGAGAATTCTCCAAGTCTGTGGCCCACCATTTCTTCAGAGACAAGAACTTCGAGATGCTCTCGGCCGTTGTGAACGCCAAATTTAAAACCTACCATCTCCGGTGCGATCTGTGAGCGTCGTGACCAAGTCTTAATAAGCCCAGTTGTCTGGGGAGTTTTGCCTTCAATCTTTTTCAAGAGTTTCGGGTCAATATAAGGGCCTTTTTTGAGCGATCGTGTCATGATTTAATAAGCAAACTTGAGCTTTTTCGCGAACAGAAAAATAAAAAGCCCTCAAGAGAACTTGGCAAGATACTAGCAAAATGGCCTATAAGTGTCAACGAGAGGTGGCTTTTAACCAGTAGACTGTGAGGTTTTAACTAAAAATTGAATAAAAAGGCGTCACGCTCTGGGAGCGGACGCCTTATGTAACTTTACTTGAAAGCAGCCTGTACGATGTAGTCACTCTGGACCACTTGGGCACGAAGTTCGAGCATTGTTTTCCAGAGTCGCTCACGACTTTCTGCCCACTCTTGAGTGGTCCGAACCAATTGGTTCCATATCTGAATGGGATCTAAACGGACACCTTTTACGAGGTCAGTGATGTTTACTCGGTCGACTCGTACCGCCTGCACCACTTCCGTCCCCCGATTTTTATACCCCGCAGCGCCGACAATCGAGACGTTTACCAAAAGCCAGTCGCCACTCCGACTCAGACCCCAGATGGGGATTGTTCCATTGCAAAGATATGTCCCCGAACTATAGCGATGCCCTGTATCGGGGATACTTATCTTCTCTCCTTTCCCAAAAATTCCTTGGATATCTGCTGTCGACTTCCCGTCTTCGTAACCAGTAATTACAGATCGACCCACCTCTCTCTCCCAAACATAATCCTTTAAGCACTTGAACTCGGAAAGCTTCGCCAACGAAACCGTATCTAGATACGGTTTCATATTATTGCGAAGTTCATCCAAAAGAGAGAGAAACCTGGCTTCTGTGGACAATCCACCTTTCACAATGAGCTTGCCTAGCTCGTCTTTCTTGAAAGAGGGCATACCCTCCTCCTTTCTTTAATGTCCCCGGGCGTACCCAAGAACAGGCCGAAGCGACCAATCGCTTCTCTGGGTTAGAGACTACTGATTGCGTCTCAGAAAGTCAATTACATAAAACTAAAAAAAATAAAGATGTTTGAATATTTACCGTTGCTGTCAAGGACAGTCCTTGACATAATAGAGGGATGAAAAAGAGAGATTACAAAAATAGTGCGGAGGGTACTTTCGTGCATGTTTACAACAGAGGAAATAATCGAGAGAAAATTTTTCATGATGAAAAGGACTACAAAGCTTTCGCTTTTCGAGTCGGACTCGCCCTAGGCATTGAAAGAGAAACTCTTCAAAAAGAAGACCTGCTGTCATTCCCCCACTCTCGAATTAGAATCAATGCAGGAGCTGATCTCTTCAAACTTCATTCATTTTGTCTCATGCCAAATCATTTCCATTTATTGATTGAACAATGCGGAGAGACAGAAATAGCAAAAATCATTTCCCAAATATCCACGAGCTATGCGATGTATCTCAATAAAAAATATCATAGAGTCGGGCATGTATTTCAGGAGAGATATAAAGCTGTAGTCATCGAATCCGATCCGCAACTCCTTTGGACTTCATCTTATATCCATATGAATCCGGTCAAAGCAAATATCGTAAAACACCCTGGTGAATATACATGGAGCAGTTACCAAGATTTTACAAAGAAAAGAAACTTACCGATTATCCACACAGATTTTTTACTACCAATGTTCGGAGCGAAAGATTTCGAAAAAGAGACACTTGCCCTCTTTCTGAAATCCGAAGAATCCCCTTATTAGGATTAAGGGCCCGAGTGTCAAGGACAGTCCTTGACACCTTAAAAATAACAAAGAAAAGGCCCCATAAGGACGGAACCTTAAGGGGTGATCTTTTCCGTTGGTGATGACACTAGTATAGACGAATGAGGGGCCAAAAGTCAACAAAGCAGGTAAAACCGTCATTATTCTGCCAGCTTGTAAGTTTGATTAAATTCCGCGCGAGCAATTATATAAGGTTCCCCCCCCATTGCCTTTGTATCAATATCATAAGTATCAGCGATAAGACAATCAGCAGCACCATTCTGCATTTCTCCCCAGGATGCCATCATCGTAACTGGGCTATTAAAAGGATTATCGATTGCTTTACAGTATCCTTTTGCCGAATATACTCCTGGCTCTCCGGCTTTTGGTTCATATCTTTTTGCAAATTTTATTCCGTCAATAACATATCGTTCGCCACCGGGGTTTGTAATAATAGCATCACCTGCTTTCGCTACATTTTTCGTTTCAGTTGTTCCGTCTGTTAATTTTGTAATTATTTCCTCTCCCCCTTTGGCGATCTCAGCTCTCATTTCTCCTTGTTTTTTAAAGATAGGAGCATTTTCAAGTCCCTGCATAATTTCCGGTGCATGTCTGTTAATTTCTTTAAAAGTTATGGGCTCCGGCGCTTGTTCTGTCATTTTATCTAAATTATTAATAATAAATAATTGTACTCTTTTCTTTTCTCACTTACTAGATATCAAAAAGGATGAACTTCCTTAGCACGAAAGCGAGTCCCACACCTTTTGGGAAACTCACTGGGCTCTGCGCAAAACAAAGGAGCTTTTTAGGAAAACTGAATTGTTTGAGAAAACCGCCCCCGAAGAGGTGCGGTTTTTGAGTTTTCAATTTTCCGTGAAGAAAAGTGACTATTATTTAAGCGGAGAACCAGTGGGGCTGTTTTCCAAAAGGTGTGGGCGAGTGCCTTATTTCTTATTCTTCCCCTTCCCCACCTTTCGTCGAGAGACGATGAAAATGTTTGAATATTTTTTTGCTCGGCGGGATTTCTGTCCTTTTCCTGTCGGCTTTCCATATGAAGTCTTTTGTCGTCGGCTTCCTCGTCCTTGTCGTCCTTCACCTCCTCCGTGTGGGTGGTCTACCGGGTTCATAGCAGTACCTCGCACTGTCGGTCGGATACCAAGCCATCGAGAACGTCCTGCTTTACCGATATTTACAAGACGATTTTCATCATTTGAAACTTCACCGACACATGCGTAGCACTCTTCGTGTACTCGTCGAATTTCTGTCGAAGGCATTTTGAGGTGAGTGTAATTGGCGTCCTGCGCAACAACTTCGATGTAGTTTCCAGCGCTGCGGCCGAGCTTTCCACCATTTCCGGGTTTAAGTTCTACGTTATATACAAAAGTACCAACTGGAATTTTCTTGAGAGGCATTCGATTGCCCATTTTTACAGGAGCTTTTTCAGAAACGACGAATGAATCACCAACTTTCATAGACTTTGGAGCGAGCACATAGCGCTTCTCTCCATCCTGATATTGTACGAGTGCGATGAAACCAGTTCGGTTTGGATCGTATTCAATGGTCAACACTTTTGCAGGAACATCTTTCTTGTTGTATCGAAAATCAACATCTCGGAAAAGTCGCTTATGTCCGCCTCCTTTGTGGCGCACAGTCAAACGGCCAAAGCTGTTTCGTCCCACATCTCGCTTAAAACCTGACGTGAGCGATTTCAAAGGCTCTGACGCAGTAAGGAACTCTCGGTAGTTGATACCGGTCATTCCACGTCGTGATGCTGTTGTTGGTTTATAGGTCTTCATGTTTTTTATACAAATTCAATCTTGTCGCCTTTTTTCAGAAAAACATATGCTTTCTTCACTCGTGTTTTCATCCCCACTTTCCCTCGGACAAACACTTTCTTTGCAGGGGTGAAAACAATGTTTACCTTCGTCGGCGTCACTTTATACATCTCTTTTATCGAAGACGCGACAGTAGCCTTTGTTGCAGAGTGAGCAATAGAAAATACATAGATATTTTTTTCAGCTTCTTGTGATGATTTTTCAGTCACTCGAGGATGAAGGACGATATGAGAAAGGTCAGCATGAGGCTTCGTCGAAGGCGCTTTTACAACAGCAACTTCTGTTTCCACAACCTTTGCTTTCTTTTTTACCTCTTCTTTTTTAGCGAAAATAGCCATGGTAATTATTTAGTCTTAGCGGGAATTTTTGAAGAAAGAAATTCAAATGACTTTTCTGGTTCTGTGATGATGAGATATGCATTCTGCATGAGATCCATAGGATTCATATTTCGAAGTTCGTCCACAGTAACATTTCCAAAGTTTCCAAAACCTCGCTCTACCGCAACGTCCTTGTGTCCGAGAGTGATATAAGCCGCATTCTTTCGCTTTGTAGAAAGCTTTTCAAATCCTGCGATCTTGCCGAGATTCATAACGATCTCCTTTGCATCTTTTGTCTTTCCGCTATCCATATTCAAAGTATCGACAAAGATGATTTCTTTATCTTTCAATTTTCTAGAAAGGATCGTGTAGAGAGCTTTCGCTTTCATAGAACGATTGATTTTTCGAGTGAAATTCTGATCGTTTCGAGGACCGTGAGCAACACCTCCGCCAACCCAGATAGGAGAACGAGTAGAACCGTGACGAGCTCGGCCAGTACCTTTCTGTCTCCAAGGCTTCTTGCCTCCTCCTCGTACCTCTCCTCGAGTCTTTGTGTGAGCAACAGGCTTTCGTGCGTTGGTCTTCATTGAAGTCGTCACTTGGTGAACCAAGTCAGAATTCCAGTGAACGCCGAATACTGCTTCAGGAAGTTTTACTTTCCCTGTTTCTTTTCCCTTTTGGTTGTAAACGGTTGCTTCCATTGTATTTAGGCTTTGATCTCAACAAGTGTTCCTCGTCGTCCTGGAACCGCTCCGCCGATAATAATTTCTCGTTTTGCTTCGTCAACCATAAGCACAGTCATACCTTTTGAAGTAATCGTGTCTTGTCCCATTCTGCCTCCCATTCTCATTCCTTTTGGAACACGAGTTCGAAGCCCTCCTCCAATAGAACCAGGTTCTCGTTCAGAGTGTTTCTGCCCGTGAGTTCGTCGTCCTCCGCCGAAGCCGTGTCGCTTGATAACACCTTGGAAACCTTTTCCTTTTGAAACAGAAGTGATGACGACTTTCTCCCCAACTTTGAAAAGTGCTGGGCTAAGTGTGTCGCCGACTTTCAAATCTGAAACGCCTGCGAATTCTCGGAAATTAGAGAAATTTCCAAGCTCTTTTGTGTGGCCTTTTTGAGCCTTGTTTACGTTCTTTGGGTTTCGAGTGCCGTAGCCGATTTGTACAGCTTTGTAGCCGTCTTTTTCGTCTGTTTTCACTTGAGTAACAACGTTTGCGCCACAGGAAATAATCGTTCCAGGGTGAAGTGCCCCGTTTTCATCGAAGACTTGCGTCATATTTACCTTTTGTCCTAGGACGAATTTCATGTTTTTTGCAAAAAAATCTCACTCAACTTAACAGAAACAGACCAAAAAGTAAAGCTTAAAGCCATTTTAAGCTATTCTGCTTCCCTCTTTTTGTTTAGAGGATTTTGACGTCGATATCTACACCACTTGGGAGGTTCATATTGGTCAAAGCCTCGATGATCTTCCCTGACGGATTCAAGATATCAATAAGTCTCTTGTGGACTCGCATTTCGAACTGTTCTCGTGCATTTTTGTACACGAACGCAGAGCGGTTGACTGTGTATTTATTTATTTCTGTTGGAAGCGGAACGGGGCCAACAACTTTCGCATCGTAGCGAAGAGCAGTGTCGATGATCTGCTTTACCGAAAGATCGAGAATTTTATATTCATATGCTCGAACTCGGATGCGCAATTTTGAGATCGCGCCATCTTTTGGAGCGGGAGATACTTTGACTGCTTTCTTCGCAGACGCTCTCTTTGCAGGAACTTTCTTTTCTGTTGTTTCTTTCACAGCCATTTGAATAGGGTTTAGGGTAAAGGGTGTAGGGTTAGGCGATGACTTTCGTTACAACTCCGGCACCCACAGTCTTGCCTCCTTCTCGGATAGCAAATCGCTGTTGATCTTCAAGAGCAATCGGAGCAACCAATTTTACTTTGAAAGTAATCGTATCTCCTGGCATAACCATTTCTGTCTTTTCTGGCAAAGTCACTTCTCCAGTCACGTCTGTTGTTCGGAAGTAGAACTGTGGCTTGTAACCAGTGAAGAACGGAGTATGTCGTCCGCCTTCTTCTTTCTTCAAGATGTACACTTCTGAAGTAAATTCTGTGTGAGGAGTAACTGAACCTGGCTTTGCGATAACCTGACCTCGGTGTACGTCTTCTTTTCGAGTACCTCGGAGCAAAATTCCAGCGTTGTCTCCTGCCATACCTTCTGAAAGCTGTTTGTTGAACATTTCAATACCAGTCACAGCAGTCTTTGCTGTTGGCTTGATACCAACGATTTCAACTTCCTCTCCAACTTTCACCATTCCTCTTTCAATTCTTCCAGTCACTACAGTACCTCGTCCTTCAATCGAGAAGATGTCTTCGATAGGCATAAGAAAAGGCTTGTCTGTTTCTCGCTTTGGAACTGGGATATAGGTATCAAGAGCGTTGGTGAGTTCAAGAATTTTCTTTACCCATTCATCGTCTTTTGATGTTGCTTCAAGAGCTTTGAGTGCTGAACCTCGAATAACAGGAGCTCCTTTTCCATCAAAGCCTTGCTTTGTAAGGAGTTCTCGAACCTCTTCTTCAACGAGGTCTACGAGATCTTTGTCATCAACCATGTCTACTTTGTTTAGAAAGACGATGATCTTTGGCACTCCAACCTGCTTTGCGAGGAGAACGTGCTCACGAGTCTGTGGCATCACTCCGTCAGTAGCTGCGATAACGAGAATAGCACCGTCCATTTGTGCGGCACCGGTGATCATGTTCTTAATATAGTCGGCGTGTCCAGGAGCGTCGATGTGAGCGTAGTGTCGAGTTGCTGTTTCGTATTCGTTGTGAGAGAGGGCGATCGTAATACCTCGGGCCTTTTCTTCAGGCGCTGAGTCAATTTCGTCAACTTTTTTCAACTTCACTGTTTGTCCAGAGAGATGAAGTGAGTTAAGAATTGCCGCAGTAAGAGTTGTCTTCCCGTGGTCAACGTGACCGATGGTACCGACGTTTACGTGAGGCTTCGAGCGATTAAATTCTGCCATAGTTTTTATTAAATAAATTAATAATAAATAATTTCTAACAACGAAACAAAACGCCACGCCTATTTTTTCTGCCCAAAATCAAAGATCGTGCAGGAAAATAAACGAAAAATGCGATGGCACTCATCATAACAAATGCCGAAAAGAAGTCAATTCAAGGCAAAGCCCCCACTAAAGCTTTAGTGGGGGCTTTCCTATCCTCTTCGATAAGAGATCTAGAACCCTAAGAGATGCCCGAAGGATTCAAGAACCGAAGCGACACTACTGGTAGTCGGAGCAACGGAAAGACTTGTCACATTGAAGACTGCTGTATTAGTAAATTGAGCAGTTCCTCCTATATAGACCTTGATTACATACGAACCAATTGGGGCACCAGTGGGAACTTGGAATGTAACATTATTACCATTAACCGTACCAGTAACAGAACTATAATTTCCAAAATAGACTGTTCCATAAGGGAACGCCACCGGACCATTAATCGTAACCATTGTTCCTGGATGCCCTGACCCTGGTGAAATAGAACTGATTGAGGGCGTTGCTGGCGTGGTAACAGGAGGAAAACTCTTTCTAATACCAACATTCCCTGAATTATCTATGGGATCAATCGAGAATGTATAGGTAACACCCGCTGTTAATCCCGTCACATTCATGCTCCCGACAGGACCGCTAATCTGATTTCCATTAACACTACTGTTAGGCGAACTTGTTATCTGGTAGTTCACAGTACCTCCGGAATTATCGCTTGCTCCGCTCCAATTCAAGGTCAAACTATTTGATGTTACGTTGGAGGTGGTAAAGGTGGAAGAGCCCGACCAGACAGGAGCCGTTGTGTCTGCAGCGGGACCCACCGTAATATTGACATACTTGTATACACCATCAGCGCTGTGAATTGTCAGCATTCCACTGCCGGTAGCAGTTGGAGTGTAAGTTCTTGTTGCAGCACCTGCGGTTCCTCCGATAGTTCCTGAAACAGATGAGGTAAAGTAGTCGAAGGCAGGTTGTGGAGAAAGGGCGACGCCAGATGCATTTTTTGCAGTGAATGTATATGTGTATGTCGTATTTTGTGTGAGACTGGTTGATCCTGCTACGTCGATGGAGGCGGTGGTTGGACAACCCGTAGTCGTCGCCGTAACCGTCTTTGCAGGAGAGCTGACATTGCCAGCACCATCAGTGGCTGTGATCGAGAAAGTATACGTTGTACAAGCGGAGAGGCTTGCAACACCAGTCCCACTATTCGAAGCGCCATTAAAAGTAAGGGTACTGCCGGTACCGCTCGGAGAACGGGTGATGGTGTAACTTGCGACTCCACTACCACCAGTGTTGTCGGTTGCTCCGCTCCAATAAAGTGAGAGACTATTGTTGCCTATACCTGAAGCAGTAAAGCTTGTAGGAGAAGTGGGCGCAGTGACGTCGGCACCTCCACCTGTAGCATTCACCGTAATTGTTTTAGAATTACTGCTGTTCGTTCCACCAATAATAGAAACCGACAAACTATACGTGCCCGCTACAACTGCTGGAATGGTGTAGCTTAGAGACGTCCCGTTTGCTGAGGAAGCTTGAGTTTGGTAGGGCGTTCCGTTGGCAGTATTTACGAGGGTTATCAAGTTTGGGTGAGCCGCGTCAGTGGAAAAATTAGTACCGCTAATGACCGCAGGTGTCGCTACTCCCGCTGTTACCGATGTTGGGGAAACGGAAGTGATGGTTGGAGCTGAGGGCGTAGTGGTAATCGTCACCGTCTTCGAATCTGTAACCGTTCCGTATGATCCGGTACACGTGATGGTGTATGTCTTTGATTGCGTGAGGAGACCTGTATAAATACCAGTAGAATTGTAAGTTGCACCTGATGTAACCGATCCGTTCGCTGTAGTAAAGTTGGTTCCCGTACATGAAGTGACGTTGGAAGATGTCCAAGTGAGATACGTTCCATTTCCAGATGGCAGTGAACTTGCTGCGACGGTCAGGGTGACGGAAGGGGTTGGTGTACCGGTAGCATTCACCGTAATTGTTTTAGAATTACTGCTGTTCGTTCCACCAACAATAGAAACTGACAAACTATACGTGCCCGCTACAACTGCTGGAATGGTGTAGCTTAGAGACGTCCCGTTTGCTGAGGAAGCTTGAGTTTGGTAGGGCGTTCCGTTGGCAGTATTTACGAGGGTTATCAAGTTTGGGTGAGCCGCGTCAGTGGAAAAATTAGTACCGCTAATGACCGCAGGTGTCGCTACTCCCGCTGTTACCGATGTTGGGGAAACGGAAGTGATGGTTGGAGCTGAGGTAGCGTTCACCGTAACAGTTGCAGTATCACTTTTACCGCCAGAAGAAGCTGTCACCGTTACCGTACGCGCAGTCCCCGGAGCTGTGAGAAGTCCTCCACTTGAAATAGTCCCCGCAGTCGTAGTCCAAGAATAGGCGGGTTGTGTAGATAACGCGTGGGTAAACTGGTCTAAGGCAGTTGCAGTAAATTGCTGGGTTCCGTTAACTGTGACACTAGCAGTTTCTGGAGTAACAGAGATAGAAGTAAAGACTTGAGCTGCGTTTGACACCGTAACTTCTTTTGTACCGATTATCGTTCCGGAATAAGCGCTCACTGTCACCGGAAGTGACGTGCCCGTTATACTTGAGGGAGCTCTAAAGAGACCGCTTGAGTTAATTGTCCCCCCAGTCGCATACCAAGTGAACGAGGACGGCTGTGTGCGAAGATCATTATTTTTCTGATCTTTCGCAGTTGCGGTAAATTGTATTGTTCCATTTGTCCCAACAGTAAGGCTCGAAGAAGTTGTTAATTCGATAGAACTGAAAACGGGTGTGTAGGAACCGCCACTATGACCACCACTTCCACCGCCACCTCCGCCACCACTACCACCTCCCGAAGCTACACAAAGAGAACCACTTAATGGGCTGTATTTTGTTGTAAGCGTACAGCCAGCTGGGAGCGAAGCGAAACAACTTGCACCAGTTATATTATTGAACAACGCGCCCCCACTGCATGGACCAGTTCCTCCTCCCGGCAATGACACGCACGCAAAACCAGTCAGCGTGCTATAGCCTGAAGCGCTGGTACATCCTGGCGGGAAATTTCCTGAAACTGTTCCACCAGCTTCAAAGTCTCGAAT
Proteins encoded in this window:
- the rplN gene encoding 50S ribosomal protein L14, encoding MIQPRSIVKITDNCGGKIGRIFKVLGSSKKRYARIGDIVVLSVQTAEPRKGVKKKDVLQAVVVRQVQPFRRKDGSYIRFDENAVVIIEKGKQEPIAGRVFGPIPREISEMGFQTIASLAPEIV
- the rpsQ gene encoding 30S ribosomal protein S17, giving the protein MAEQVTKTEKKAEGKLFTGKVASNKMAKTVVVEVMRYVKHPKYQKFLKKIKRYKAHAEGTYEVGQTVTIQECRPMSKDKSFIVIK
- the rpmC gene encoding 50S ribosomal protein L29 translates to MEIKDTNEKELNRMLTEKRAGLQKFRFGVSGSKTKNVREGRVLRKDIARILTQLNTKTK
- the rplP gene encoding 50S ribosomal protein L16 codes for the protein MLLPKKVKHRKWQTMRRNMKKDRVETRGTTIAFGSYGIKSLSAMRVRSNQLEAARKVMSRLVGKTGKIWIRVFPDMPYTAKAAEVGMGGGKGDPQGYCVQVYPGRIIFEIDGVDDATAREALRKAGTKLPLKTVILKR
- the rpsC gene encoding 30S ribosomal protein S3 encodes the protein MTHIVHPYSHRLGIIRDWKSRWFSDGKGYRASLKVDVLLREYLAVKFRGMFVSGVDIERNQKTMRVIIKTSRPGVLIGRNGEGQVKLRNDILKQFARWGVKTKEELKIDVVEIRSPESNAAIVAQMVADSLEKRMPFRRVAKQIVEKVMANRDVLGVKVGLSGRLGGADMARREKIKKGRIPLQTFRADIDFAREKAHMSYGDIGIKVWIYKGEVFSDKKPAAK
- the rplV gene encoding 50S ribosomal protein L22, whose product is MKAYLSDYRQSPRKVRLVADLIKGKSVVEAQSQLSFLPKKASEVFAKLLASAVANAKNTNGFKAEDLLVKEVRVDTARVLKRSMPRARGSAFQILKRNSHVSIALAERGADIAKVTAKIKKEKTAVKK
- the rpsS gene encoding 30S ribosomal protein S19, which codes for MTRSLKKGPYIDPKLLKKIEGKTPQTTGLIKTWSRRSQIAPEMVGFKFGVHNGREHLEVLVSEEMVGHRLGEFSHTRKFIRHGGKMQKELEMKKKEAEVAAAQAAKGSADTKK
- a CDS encoding transposase, which translates into the protein MKKRDYKNSAEGTFVHVYNRGNNREKIFHDEKDYKAFAFRVGLALGIERETLQKEDLLSFPHSRIRINAGADLFKLHSFCLMPNHFHLLIEQCGETEIAKIISQISTSYAMYLNKKYHRVGHVFQERYKAVVIESDPQLLWTSSYIHMNPVKANIVKHPGEYTWSSYQDFTKKRNLPIIHTDFLLPMFGAKDFEKETLALFLKSEESPY
- a CDS encoding PGDYG domain-containing protein, giving the protein MTEQAPEPITFKEINRHAPEIMQGLENAPIFKKQGEMRAEIAKGGEEIITKLTDGTTETKNVAKAGDAIITNPGGERYVIDGIKFAKRYEPKAGEPGVYSAKGYCKAIDNPFNSPVTMMASWGEMQNGAADCLIADTYDIDTKAMGGEPYIIARAEFNQTYKLAE
- the rplB gene encoding 50S ribosomal protein L2, yielding MKTYKPTTASRRGMTGINYREFLTASEPLKSLTSGFKRDVGRNSFGRLTVRHKGGGHKRLFRDVDFRYNKKDVPAKVLTIEYDPNRTGFIALVQYQDGEKRYVLAPKSMKVGDSFVVSEKAPVKMGNRMPLKKIPVGTFVYNVELKPGNGGKLGRSAGNYIEVVAQDANYTHLKMPSTEIRRVHEECYACVGEVSNDENRLVNIGKAGRSRWLGIRPTVRGTAMNPVDHPHGGGEGRQGRGSRRQKTSYGKPTGKGQKSRRAKKYSNIFIVSRRKVGKGKNKK
- the rplW gene encoding 50S ribosomal protein L23 encodes the protein MAIFAKKEEVKKKAKVVETEVAVVKAPSTKPHADLSHIVLHPRVTEKSSQEAEKNIYVFSIAHSATKATVASSIKEMYKVTPTKVNIVFTPAKKVFVRGKVGMKTRVKKAYVFLKKGDKIEFV
- the rplD gene encoding 50S ribosomal protein L4, whose product is MEATVYNQKGKETGKVKLPEAVFGVHWNSDLVHQVTTSMKTNARKPVAHTKTRGEVRGGGKKPWRQKGTGRARHGSTRSPIWVGGGVAHGPRNDQNFTRKINRSMKAKALYTILSRKLKDKEIIFVDTLNMDSGKTKDAKEIVMNLGKIAGFEKLSTKRKNAAYITLGHKDVAVERGFGNFGNVTVDELRNMNPMDLMQNAYLIITEPEKSFEFLSSKIPAKTK
- the rplC gene encoding 50S ribosomal protein L3, whose protein sequence is MKFVLGQKVNMTQVFDENGALHPGTIISCGANVVTQVKTDEKDGYKAVQIGYGTRNPKNVNKAQKGHTKELGNFSNFREFAGVSDLKVGDTLSPALFKVGEKVVITSVSKGKGFQGVIKRHGFGGGRRTHGQKHSEREPGSIGGGLRTRVPKGMRMGGRMGQDTITSKGMTVLMVDEAKREIIIGGAVPGRRGTLVEIKA
- the rpsJ gene encoding 30S ribosomal protein S10; its protein translation is MSKLRIRVRAYEYKILDLSVKQIIDTALRYDAKVVGPVPLPTEINKYTVNRSAFVYKNAREQFEMRVHKRLIDILNPSGKIIEALTNMNLPSGVDIDVKIL